One Cryobacterium psychrophilum DNA segment encodes these proteins:
- a CDS encoding CoA transferase subunit A produces MDKTYPSAAAAVADIPDGASLAVGGFGLVGVPIVLIRALLALGSTDLHVASNNCGVDGWGLGELLREGRISRVIASYIGENKDFARRYLGGELEVELTPQGTLAERLRAGGTGIPAFFTASGVGTMVAEGGLPWRYGPNGEVTVSSPPKQTRLFSSLGSEKEYVLEEAIVTDYALVRAAKGDWHGNLVFEKSARNFNPVAGMAGRITIAEVDELVEPGQIDPDEVHLAGIYVNRIVQLGAADAADLPIEKMTTRPRSAASASETGAN; encoded by the coding sequence ATGGACAAGACCTACCCCTCCGCCGCGGCCGCCGTTGCCGACATTCCCGACGGCGCCTCGCTTGCCGTGGGCGGCTTCGGCCTGGTCGGCGTTCCGATCGTGCTCATTCGCGCGCTGCTCGCACTCGGTAGCACCGACCTGCACGTCGCCTCGAACAACTGCGGCGTCGACGGCTGGGGCCTCGGCGAGCTGCTGCGCGAGGGCCGCATCAGCCGGGTGATCGCTTCGTACATCGGCGAGAACAAGGACTTCGCACGCCGCTACCTGGGCGGCGAGCTCGAGGTCGAGCTGACCCCGCAGGGCACCCTCGCCGAACGTTTGCGTGCCGGAGGAACCGGTATTCCAGCGTTTTTCACAGCGAGCGGTGTCGGCACGATGGTTGCCGAGGGTGGGTTGCCCTGGCGATATGGGCCGAACGGTGAGGTGACGGTGTCATCGCCACCCAAGCAGACACGGTTGTTCTCCTCGCTCGGCAGCGAGAAGGAGTACGTGCTTGAAGAAGCGATCGTCACCGACTATGCCCTGGTGCGCGCGGCCAAGGGTGACTGGCACGGCAACCTTGTGTTTGAGAAGTCGGCCCGCAACTTCAACCCGGTTGCCGGCATGGCTGGCCGCATCACCATCGCCGAGGTGGACGAACTGGTGGAGCCGGGGCAGATCGATCCCGATGAGGTGCACCTCGCTGGTATTTATGTGAATCGCATAGTGCAGTTGGGGGCAGCGGATGCCGCCGACCTGCCTATCGAGAAGATGACGACGCGGCCGCGTTCGGCGGCATCCGCTAGCGAAACCGGAGCGAACTAA